The genomic window GCCGCCGCGCCGGATGACGAGTCGGGGCGCGGGCTCACGCTCGTGGCCGCGCTCGCCGACGCGTGGGGCGCGTATCCGCGGGAGTGCGGGGTCGGCAAGACGGTGTGGTTCGAGGTGGGAGCGGGTGTCACCGGCGACGGCGTGCGCGATCACGGCGGGTGTGCTGCGCTTGATGGTGTGGAGGAGGAGGAGCCCATGTCCGAAACGACGCGATCTTCCCGGCACCAGAGCGGCATGCGGGGCGCCCGCTACGGCGAGGTGCTGCTCATCTCGCCGAGCGAGGACGGCGGACTCAAAGCGGCCGTCTACAACACCTTCGGCCTCAACGACTGCCCGCTGGACAAGTGGAACGCGCTCGACGCGCGCGCCCTCGCCGAGGAGTTCCAGGTGCCGGTGGTGTTCCTGAACGGGCCCCGCTTCTGGACGATCGACGAGGTCACGACGTACGTGTGGGGGGACGTCGAGAAGTTCGACGGCCTGGAGGCCCGCTGGGCGGCCGAGGTCCGGATCCCGCCGGAGATCGACGTCACCGGGGCGTCGGCCAAGAAGCACTACGTCGAGACCACGGTGGCGCGGGACACCGAGTACGTCCTGGCCGCGGGCAAGCCCGTGTACGCGCTGGTCGCCCCCGGGGACCGGACGTACGTGCTCCAGGCGTACTCGCACACGGTGGACCCCGGCCAGACGATCGACTCGCTGGCCACGCTCGGTGACCGGCTCCGGTTGCCGGAGGGCTGGCGGTTCCGGGTCGGTACGCCCGACGAGGACCTGCACGTGCGGACGGTCGACAAGAAGGCCACCGTCCTCCAGGACGAGCTGGAGAACACCTACATGCTCCACGTCCGGTGAGCCGTCAGCGTCAGCGTCACCGCCACCGCCGCCGTCACCGCCGCCGCGTCACGTCCGGCGGATCGCCCGCCCGGCCAGTACGTCCGTGCGCTTCCCCTCCTCGATGACGAAGCTGCCGTCGATCAGGACGTGCGGGATGCCGGTCGGGAGCGTGCGGGGCGCCTCGAAGGTCGAACCGGCCGCGACCGTGTCCGGGTCGAAGAGGACGAGGTCGGCGCGGTAGCCCTCGCGTACGAGACCCCGGTCGGCGAGCCGGAGCCGGGCGGCCGGGCGCGAGGTGAGGTGCGCGACGGTCTCCTCCAGGGACAGGACGCCGAGTTCGCGGGCGTAGTGGCCGAGGTAGTGCGGGAAGGTGCCGTAGGCGCGCGGGTGCGGCTTGACGCCCTGGAGGATGCCGTCGGAGCCGCCCGTGTGGACGCGGTGGCGCATGATCGCGCGGACGTTCTCCTCGTGGCCGACGTGCTGGAGGATCGTCGAGCCGAGGCGGTCGTCGAGCAGCAGCCGGCGGGCGGTGGTCCAGCCGTCCAGGCGGCGGCCCACGAACTCCGCCAGCGCCGGATCGGCGACGCCGGAGATCTCGATCGTGTCCCACTCCATCGGCACGCCGTGGCAGCCGTCGGAGCCGATGACCTCCAGGTGGTGGCGGATCTTCTCGGCCGTCCCGTCGTCCCGCAGCCGGGCCATGACCGCCTCCGGCCCGCCCTCGCTCGCCCAGCTCGGCAGCAGCGCGACGAGGGTCGTGCAGCCGGGGGTGTACGGATAGGTGTCGAGGGAGATGTCGGCGCCCGCGTCGAGCGCCTCGTCGAGCAGGGTGAGCAGCTCGGGGGCGCGGCCCTTGTTCACGCCGAAGTTCATGGTGGCGTGGGCGAGATGGAGGGCGCAGCCGGCGTCTCGGGTGAGGCCGACCATCTCCTCGTACGCCTCCAGGGCGCCTGCGCCGTAGGAGCGGTGGTGCGGGCAGTAGTAGCCGCCGTACGAGGCCACCACCCGGCACAGCTCGGTGAGTTCGGCGTCGCCCGCGTACATGCCGGGGGTGTAGGTCAGGCCGGAGGACATGCCGACGGCGCCCTGCTCCATGCCCTCGGCGACGAGCTGCTTCATGCGCGCGAGCTCTTCAGGGGTGGCCGCGCGGTCGTCCCAGCCGACGGCGAGCATCCGCACCGTTCCCTGGGGGATCAGATAGGCCGCGTTGACGGCGATGCCCCGGCCGCCGTGGGAGCGGTCGAGCCGGTCCAGGTACTCGCCGACGGTCCGCCAGTCGAAGTCGATGTCCGAACCGTCGCCGTTCCAGCCGGTGATGGCCCTGCGGACCTCGGCGAGGGTGCGGTCGTCGACGGGCGCGTACGACAGCCCGTCCTGGCCGAGGACCTCCAGGGTCACGCCCTGGGCCGCCTTGGCGCTGTGGTCGGGGTCGCGGAGCAGCGCGAGGTCGCTGTGCGCGTGCATGTCGATGAAGCCGGGGGAGAGGGCGAGGCCGGCGGCGTCGAGGAGGCGGCGGCCGGTGAGGCGTTCGCCGCCTTCGCGGGATATCGCGGTGATGCGGCCGTCCGTGACGCCGACGTCGGCGCGGTACGAGGCGGCGCCGGTGCCGTCGACGACGCGTGCGCCGCGGATGACGAGGTCCATCTCAGAGCTCCTGTCCGCGCGTGTCAGAAGAAGGTGCGGACGTAGTCGGTGACCGTGCCGTCCGCCTCCGCCACCGGGATCAGCTGCCACTTGTCGAACGACGTGCACGGGTGCGACAGGCCCATCCCGACCCAGTCGCCGACGTCGAGCTCAGCCTCGTCGTCCGTGCGGATCCACGCGTGCTGGTCGGACAGTCCGGTGACGGTGATGCCGGTGGCGGGGCGGACGGCGCCGGTGCGCGGGTCGCGGACCACCTGGGCCTCTGGCAGGTCGAGGTCGTACGCGGCGTCGCGCTTGCCCGCGTTGGCGAACGCCTGGTGCGGGGTCGGGCGGGAGACGACCTGGGCCCAGAGGCGGAAGGCGGGCTCCAGCGCACCCTCCTCGGGGACGCGGTTGAAGGGGGTGAGGTGCTTGTAGTGGCCGTCGTCGTGGGAGACGTACGCGCCCGAGCGCAGCAGCTTCAGCACCGGTCGGGACAGCTCCGGGATCTCGGCGAAGACGTCGGCGACGGCGTCGAACCAGGCGCTGCCGCCCGCGCTGACGACGATCTCGTCCGTGTCGGCGAACCGGCCGTCCTTGTCGTAGGAGGCGGCGAGCGCCACGAGGCGGCGCAGCCAGTCCCGCACCCGCTCGGACGTGGCGTCCGGGACCTCGCCCTCGTAGCCGGCGACGCCGACGAGGCGCAGGGTGGGGGCCGCGGCGACCGCGTCGGCGACGGCCGTGCAGTCGGCCTCGCCGCGGGCGCCGGTGCGGGCGGTGTCACCCGCGCCGAGCTCGACCACGACGTCCAGGGGGCGGGACGGGGCGGCGGCGGAGAGGGCCTCGTCCATCAGCTCGACGCCGCGCACCGAGTCGACGTAGCAGACGAAGCGGAACTCCGGGTCGCGGTCGAGCTCGGCCGCGAGCCAGCGCAGGGCGACGGGGTCGACGAGCTCGTTCGCGAGGAAGACGCGCTGGATGGCGTGCGCGCGGTAGACACGGACCTGGTGCGGGACCGCGGCGGTGATGCCCCAGGCGCCGCGCTCCAGCTGGCGGGCGAAGAGCTGCGGGGACATGGAGGTCTTGCCGTGCGGGGCG from Streptomyces sp. FIT100 includes these protein-coding regions:
- a CDS encoding ATP-binding protein, with protein sequence MNQHIEWRLPRGPRSAGRARAFLAGQAKEWKLPEDTAETAVLLLSELVTNACRHAKVPPGREVWTRCVLRRDGVLRVEVSDASDVLPRPRAAAPDDESGRGLTLVAALADAWGAYPRECGVGKTVWFEVGAGVTGDGVRDHGGCAALDGVEEEEPMSETTRSSRHQSGMRGARYGEVLLISPSEDGGLKAAVYNTFGLNDCPLDKWNALDARALAEEFQVPVVFLNGPRFWTIDEVTTYVWGDVEKFDGLEARWAAEVRIPPEIDVTGASAKKHYVETTVARDTEYVLAAGKPVYALVAPGDRTYVLQAYSHTVDPGQTIDSLATLGDRLRLPEGWRFRVGTPDEDLHVRTVDKKATVLQDELENTYMLHVR
- a CDS encoding amidohydrolase family protein, with product MDLVIRGARVVDGTGAASYRADVGVTDGRITAISREGGERLTGRRLLDAAGLALSPGFIDMHAHSDLALLRDPDHSAKAAQGVTLEVLGQDGLSYAPVDDRTLAEVRRAITGWNGDGSDIDFDWRTVGEYLDRLDRSHGGRGIAVNAAYLIPQGTVRMLAVGWDDRAATPEELARMKQLVAEGMEQGAVGMSSGLTYTPGMYAGDAELTELCRVVASYGGYYCPHHRSYGAGALEAYEEMVGLTRDAGCALHLAHATMNFGVNKGRAPELLTLLDEALDAGADISLDTYPYTPGCTTLVALLPSWASEGGPEAVMARLRDDGTAEKIRHHLEVIGSDGCHGVPMEWDTIEISGVADPALAEFVGRRLDGWTTARRLLLDDRLGSTILQHVGHEENVRAIMRHRVHTGGSDGILQGVKPHPRAYGTFPHYLGHYARELGVLSLEETVAHLTSRPAARLRLADRGLVREGYRADLVLFDPDTVAAGSTFEAPRTLPTGIPHVLIDGSFVIEEGKRTDVLAGRAIRRT
- a CDS encoding amino acid deaminase, whose protein sequence is MPAENPVAGLAQLDRETVDHRFKALPPDAEGLTVGELAAQRRNLFTGGFTTPVLALSAESLEHNLALLETYAERHGLAFAPHGKTSMSPQLFARQLERGAWGITAAVPHQVRVYRAHAIQRVFLANELVDPVALRWLAAELDRDPEFRFVCYVDSVRGVELMDEALSAAAPSRPLDVVVELGAGDTARTGARGEADCTAVADAVAAAPTLRLVGVAGYEGEVPDATSERVRDWLRRLVALAASYDKDGRFADTDEIVVSAGGSAWFDAVADVFAEIPELSRPVLKLLRSGAYVSHDDGHYKHLTPFNRVPEEGALEPAFRLWAQVVSRPTPHQAFANAGKRDAAYDLDLPEAQVVRDPRTGAVRPATGITVTGLSDQHAWIRTDDEAELDVGDWVGMGLSHPCTSFDKWQLIPVAEADGTVTDYVRTFF